The following nucleotide sequence is from Phacochoerus africanus isolate WHEZ1 chromosome 6, ROS_Pafr_v1, whole genome shotgun sequence.
AGAAAACTTAacctggagggggaaaaaaaccaaaggatAAAAAGTGGCTTTATTCAGTTCTCTTGCAGCACAGGGGTTAAGggttcagcgttgtcactgcagcggcatGGGGCCCTTCTGTGgcacagattggatccctggccagggaacttccacatgcctcaggcatggccaaaaaaagaaaagaaaaaaaaaggcagctttaTTCAGATTAAACTCATTACATATTTGAGAGCCAAGCACAGTTTCTAGGTATAGCTAGGTCTAATTTCAGCAGCTCAGAAGGATGCTTAAGTGTAGAGATAATGCCCAACTTGTCTCTCCATGGACTCTCACATAGTACTTCCATATGTGACTGAATACTCAGAGTAGCCTACAAATGTGGCTTTAACTGGTAGTTAAAAGATGTGAGGCTAAGGACTTAAAAGAAATCAGGCATCCAGCCTTGCAGTACTGTAAATGATTCTGTCCCTTCATCCTATTATTTTGGTGTTTTGAAATCACTTTAATCACGTTCTGCATGTGTGTGGTCCTTCAAAGCTGGTTTGGAGAATAAATGCAGGGGGTTGATAGCAGCAATAGAGTGGAGCATAAAGAGGTAAGGTACTGAGAGATGAGGAATAAATACACTGCTTTTTTTCAAGTGAATAGTTCTAAGGAGTGTGAAgccatttgcttttaaaatctatCTGCTGAGTTGTTCCTTCTCTAGAGAGTTTCTCTCATTTACAGCTTTCCTAGAATTCCACCTTAAAACAAACTGAATGTACTTATGGCCAGGATCTCTGCGCCGAAAACTTTTGCTTAAACGATGACACACTGCAGTTGGAGCCTGCTCACCCACATCTGGAAGCCACATGTCAGCAGCAGCTGTATAAAACAGGCAGCCCAGCAGACATAGGGTCATATTTTTTGCCAGAATCCCAGGCAGCATGGACCTCACTCTTCTGTGGGTGCTTCTGCCACTGGTCACCGTGGCCTGGGGACAGTACGGTGACTACGGGTACCCATACCAGCAGTACCACGACTATAGCGACGACGGGTGGGTGAATCTGAACCGGCAGGGCTTCAGCTACCAGTGTCCCCATGGGCAGGTGGTGGTGGCTGTGAGGAGCATCTTCAACAAGAAGGAAGGATCTGACAGACAGTGGAACTACGCCTGCATGCCCACGCCGCAGAGCCTCGGGGAGCCTTCGGAGTGCTGGTGGGAGGAAATCAACAGGGCTGGAATGGAATGGTAAGAGCCAGAGGGCGGCAGACGGCTGGGAACATGACAGCCCTCCTCCTGGGGGCTGCTTGACCCTCAGGGAAGAGCGCGCACTAAGGATTGGGCAAGTCCTACCAGGAACCTTCCCCTCGCGTGCTCTGGGTGATGCAGGACTGCGATTGAGCTGATGGCCCTACAAGACAAAAACCCAGGATGGGGAGTGTCCATGGCAGACAGACTCCCCTGTGGTTCTGCCCCTTCTAGAAGCAGCCCCACTCTCAATTCGGTCCACGGACTACTGTGGGTCTGGGAAATGTTCTCCCAGTTTGCCAAAAGATAAGTGTAAAAATGGAAAGTATTTAAGAAACTTTGAAGCAACTTAACATTGCTGTGATGTCCAAATGGCATTTAAATTTGGTAGTCATTTATTTTGACTCTTTAACAAAAGTATCAGTACCCAATTGTTTGGGGATAGTAAACAACGAGACCCTTACCCCAGACAGTTTAAGTCCTGATTTAGAGAAATGTaggcaaagagaaatgaaattaaatatctcTCTGCTGCCTGATTAAATGTGCTCTCTCAGTTTTAAGTACCATGGTCCTTCTCTCTGTCTGAATTTGTAATGGGCTTTATTTCTACGAAATAGTTTATTTACTAAAGTCTTTGGGGAGAGAAGTACTGATCTTACCTGACTAGGTTCTGCTGTGGTTAATGACATAGGAATGGCCTGAGTCTGTGTCTTTGCTGTGGGGTATCACTGGCTCACCCTTGAACTTGATCAGAACTCATCCCAGGAGGTATGGACTTTGAGGCCAGTTAGTCACTGCAGCCTAGATGGAGGCAGGACTGCTGGGTGAGTTGGCAGAGAGGGTGGAGGCAAACACTGGGGGAGgctggctgggggaggaggaagcccGGCTTGCAGGCTGCCACTGTGGTAATTGTTGAGAGAAGACTGAGGAGTCCCATCAGTGGTACAGTGGTACAGTGGGGGTCAGAGCACAAAACTCTGTGAGTCACAGAGCAATGATGGAGATCAAGACAAAAAGACTGATGGGTGGGGGAGCCAGGCAACAGAGTAGTAAAAACAGCTGCCATTGATTGAGTGCTTACCCTGAGCAAgcactgtgctgagtgctttatatggattatctcatttaatgatCAAAACAAATCTGTAAGTCATTTTATAGGTATACAGGCTACAGTCTAGAGACCAGGGCTTTCCTCTTCTGGAAAGTGGTAGAGCCAAGATTTGGATTCAGTGAGCCTCAATACCAAAGCGTTTAAGTTCTTAGCCATGGTAACAGGCTACTTGAGAGTTTGCTGCCTCTGCCCAGTGGGGGCTTGGTCAGCACAGCCAGGGCCACAGTTCTGGACTCAGGGAAGTTCTTCATACTGGGGAGGGCAGGAATCTGCAAGATCAGAACAGGAGCTAGGTCTGGAGGGATGGAACCAGCTTGATTAACACCAAGATTGAGGAGGGGTGCAGCCAGCCTGTACAAGGAATGCAGAGAGGGTCGTGGGCAGCTGTAGGCAGGGGCCCCTTTGTTGCGCTTTACTCATCCATGCCCACTGCCCCTAAAGAGCAGATTTAATTATCCCAAACCCCTTCTGACGGATGGCTGACTCACAGCCCAGCCTCCCATCAATGACTGACAGTTTCCAGTGGCTCCCCATAGTCAGGcccactgcctggcacagagtatggGAATGACCTAATTACAATGGTCTGTCTAGTCCTCCCATTTAGAGCACGATTATATGGGTGGGGCCCCTTTCTGATGCCCCCTTTTGAGCCACAGCAAAATAGTACCCAGATGATTTCTTAGACCCAAGGGAAGAGCCCTGGGCTCTGAGTCAGGAAGCCTGAATTTAGATCCTAGTTCTAAAAGACAACTTGCCGGGTGACCTTGGACCATGAGTTCAGCTCTCTAGACTCCTGCCACATTCGGGAAAATGAATGGTCAGACTGCATGATCCTGGAAGACTCCAGGGCTCCAATACTCTATGCTCTGTTTGGCCCTGAAAATACAGCTGGATTTTTCTTGTATTCTGTTGATGCTTGTGTTTATCTCTGCTAGGCAGAGAAGGCAAATTATGTTTCATTGAAAACTTGCCAACGTGTGACTGGTTTGTCATTAACTCTCAAACTATTTGAAGGGAAGCAAGAGAGGGAGTGGAAATTATATGATTTTATCTGGCCATTGGGAGTCAAACAAGAAGCTGACAGGCAAGATCTCTCTCTTTTCCACCTCTTCTTCCTCCACATTTTTGAGTATGAagagtcaaatgatttttttactttcacCTTTCCACCCCCTGTTGCCTCCTTCTCCTGCTCCATTAATCACAGAGTAAAAAATGTACAAACGTGAAAAACAGTAGGACTCAGCTGCCCCAGGACTGAAACCAATTAccccagaggttttttttttttttttagatgattaTTGCTTTGAGTTTAGACTCCAGTCTCAGTGAAAAATCTGGAAGGAGAGAAATTGCTCATAAACTAGGGAGCAATTTAAACCTCCCCTTTGGCTTCAGGCATTTAGTCTGTTACAGGAGAAGAGTAGATAATTTTGTGCAGTTTGACTGCCTTGTGTAAGTACATTAGTTtgcaagtttattttatttatttatttatttatttatttatttatctgttttggggggcacacccaaggcatatggaggttcccaggctaggggtcaaatcggagctgtagctgctggccaacaccacggccacagtaacgccagattcaagctgcatctgtgacctacaccacagctcatggcaatgccggatccttaacccactgagcaaggccagggatcaaacctgcgtcctcatggatgctagtacaATTTGTTTCGGCTGAGCCTCCTTGGGAATTCCTGCAGGTTTCTT
It contains:
- the DPT gene encoding dermatopontin, whose protein sequence is MDLTLLWVLLPLVTVAWGQYGDYGYPYQQYHDYSDDGWVNLNRQGFSYQCPHGQVVVAVRSIFNKKEGSDRQWNYACMPTPQSLGEPSECWWEEINRAGMEWYQTCSNNGLVAGFQSRYFESVLDREWQFYCCRYSKRCPYSCWMTTEYPGHYGEEMDMISYNYDYYMRGATTTFSAVERDRQWKFIMCRMTDYDCEFANV